In the Zingiber officinale cultivar Zhangliang chromosome 5A, Zo_v1.1, whole genome shotgun sequence genome, gaagaaggtggtcaagtttcaaggaggaagctcaattcaagggggagccttcaaggtaaaaagaaaggtaatttttattgagcctacccccttaAATAATgctaaaaagcatgatagttccaatttatatcatttcaatgttatttaccatgaaaataggaggcatgataaagttaaggaaaatcatgtagcttatcatgctaaaacctctcaacctaggtttaggaaggtagataggaatttaggcaagaaccctaaggattctaggtattggcctaagaagaagaaaaatcaaggttttagtgaaaaacctaagattgaagaattatggaatgagaatcaagtcttgaggtcaagacttgataaattagagaagatccttagaaaaatcacaaatggaacacaagagtctaagggtaaaaacctaggtttagaagtatcaaagtcatccaatggccataaaggtttgggatacaaaccaaaggtcaagaaggatgtaatttcctaccatagagttccatatagttatggaacaaaccttaggtctagtggtcaagtcaagaatactagggaggtcatccctaagagtatttttgcaacaaatgtgactaagacttctaagaagtctaagaaagtcacaaagaaggtcacaaaggaagcaaTTCCTAGAggtgacctagaaaatgtgaccaaggcttctaagaagccaaacaaggtcattagaaaggtatctagggaagttatccctagtgaatacactacaacaaaaactgcaaacgacaacacccctacgacaacggttttaagagaaagcgttgcgtatttgctcaaggacaacggtttttgccaaaaccgttgtctttgaactccccattaaatataaaagacaacggttttagcaaaactattgtcattgagcgattttttttaaaacaacaacactttttacaatggttttataaaccgttgtctttatccgcgtttttagcggctacgacaacagttttgaaaaaaccgttgtaattgaatttggtcatttccccCCTCCCTGTTTTgctttccctcgctgttttcttttcggcgccgtgttttccccttcgcgctcccaaacctaagccatttttctttccctctcctcatacaatctcttcacgcctcCCTTGGATCTTCCTCCATGACGGTGTGCTCCTCTCGTTTCCTGGTGAGCGGGTTTCTAAGTTCGACGTGGCCCTTTGACCTTCCACTGCTGCTTCTTTCGCTCATGGAACCTTTTGATCAGACGAGGTGTATTTCTTCGCCAAAGGTGGCACTCCTACTCCGTcgattcataacctaggtcttgtcttcttTGGATTTGTGCTAGAGTCATAATCAAGGTAGATTCATAACCTACGTCTTGTCTTAGTTCATAAATTTTGTCTCAAAAAACGAAACCTACTTTTGATTCCACTATGCTTGTATTTGCAAGCGCaacattctcttttcttcttctttttagctTTAGATTTGTTTCATCGTACCCTTTGCCTGCTTATATGTCAACGTTTGCGGTGTTTGATCTCTGAAGGCGTCGGTTTTAAGCATAGATTTCTGTTTGTTATTCACTTTTATTGGTTGAAATAGTGTGTTCGGATAGGTTTTCTAGGTCTTGCATGACTCGCCACTTGATGGAGGGAGATGGAATTTGGGGGAACAGAAAATTAGTAGAAGGGAAATGAAGAAAGTCCTTCCTTTTAATGGGCGGACGCATAGCTCCCTCGCTGACACTGCCGTCTCGTGCCCTTTTCACAAGCCCTTTTCGTCTCGTTGCCATGGGTACGCCTTCGATCCCCTTTGCTTTTCATCTCTTTTATGTTTCTGTGATCTCGATTTTGACTCCTGGTTTCCTCTTTTGTTTTCGTTTGGTGGTTTTTGTTGCAGCTAAGATCAAGATCGGCATCAACGGTAGGCCTCCTCCTTAGTTGCTGTATGATTTCCTATGAGTCAAGACCTCGATCGAGGTTCCGCAGGCCTTTACTTTTGTTTTGGTACCACTTATTAGGTTTCGGAAGAATTGGGAGGTTGGTCGCTAGAGTCACGCTTCAGAGAGATGATGTGGAGCTCGTCGCTGTCAATGATCCGTTCATCACAACCGACTACATGGTACTCTGCTTGTAGTGTGCGTATTAGTTTAGTTCTTTGGTTTCGATTTTGGTGGCttgatttgatattttttaagCATCCGTGCAGAGTGGGTTCGTGCCCTATTATTGCTACATTATGATTAACTATATGATTAGTTTTTCCTTGAATCTTGAATCTGACACTATACCGTGgctaatgaattgtagacatacaAGTTTAAATATGATACCGTGCATGGACAATGGAAGCATCATCATGAGATAAAAGTTCAtgagataaaagtgaaggatTCCAAGACCCTTCTTTTTGGAGAGAACGAAGTTACTGTCTTTGGCATCAGGTCTTTAAACTCATATTATCTGTGTCATACTGATAGAAGAAGCTGCTTTCCATGTTTCAATTTTGGTGAAAGTTGTTTACAGAGATTGTGGTTTGTGTTTAGAAACCCTGAGGAGATTCCTTGGGCTGAGACTGGAGCTGAGTTCGTTGTGGAGTCGACTGGTGTCTTCACAGACAAGGACAAGGCTGCTGCTCACTTAAAGGTAGGTGAGAATTACTGCATCGTAGGTTGCATTTCTCCACTGGATCTTCTTGCTTTGATGAAGAGGAATCTAGTTTTGCAAATCAAGGAATGAGATTAATGTTACGGACTAGTTTTATGTTGTTTGTGTCTGATGCTTGTACATGTGGATTTAATGTAATTAGTGATCAGGTGGGTCACCTTAGTTACAAAAATACATACTGCGTGCAACTAATATACATTCGATTTTAGGAACTTCATTCTAGATTATTTTACTTCCCACCATTTCACATTTTTGTTCCTATCTTGATTCTTGAGTCATGGTCAGATTAGAGACCCAAATCTGCTGACCATTACATGTGGATTCACTGGCCTTGAAGTTCCTTAAAATTGTGAATGAAAATATATGAATTGCATTGACTCAAAAAATTTATGACATAAGAAGGTACGTGTTGATAAATCTGATTTTGTGAAGCAGTTTGAAGCACAAGTTCATATGTTGGTGCTAGCATATGAAGGTGTTGTTGATTTTGTCTTTTcaaaggtgacaaatctaaaTATTGACTTCATATTTGTTAGcttgcatagaaattttttttgcctGTAATGATATTCTGCATGTTGCTGTCTATAGTAATAATCTTGTTCAATGTCTCATTATATTTTATAAGACAGCTAGATGATTTTGATAAAATTCAAGCCTATGTTATATTGGAAGATTGTTTAGACATTATTGTTGTTGATGACATGTATAAATGACATTGGAAGACAAGGATGAGAATCCCTATTTTTCTGAATACCAGGGTGGTGCCAAGAAAGTCATCATTTCTGCTCCAATCAAGGATGCACCTATGTTTGTGGTGGGAGTGAATGAGCATACATACACATCTGACATCAATATTGTCTCCAATGCCAGCTGCACCACCAACTACCTTGCCCCTCTTGCAAAGGTTGTTAAACTTGAGACAGAGCATTTTAGCTTTGTGATGAAATTGGTGATAGGTGATTGATTTCTTTGATATGATAGGTCATTCATGATAGATTTGGAATTGCGGAAGGTTTGATGACGACTGTGCATTCCATCACTGGTAATGTGTCTTTCAAGTTTAAAATCGCATCTTTACATATATAGTTggtatatatgtatttaattgtggatacttaatattatttgcAATAATGAGTGCATTAATGTATGACATGATTGATTGTCTTCTAGGTTATGCCAGTTGCACTGTCACTGAAATCAAAGTCCAATATTGTGACCTATGGTACAGTTGTTCATGTCAATGGGGATGGAAAATTACTTCATGGTGTCCTGTTACCCATGAATTGCATGCGCGTCTCGATTGATGAGGTTGTGGAGAATTCAGCAAGGTTGTCATTTCTCATACCAAATGAATGTGACACCATTGGTGACGCTATAGGGACCCATGTTGCTTGGCCTGCACGTTGGGTAGTGATGAAAAATGAGGTAAATTTCCTACTCAGTCGGGCACCACACTGTGAGTACATATTTAATTCTTCATTGAGAATATTTGAGGACTCATTTCAGCAACCATAAATTTTCAGCTTCTGATTTGGTCAGTGTAtgtttttctgattttttttctcatttgcttggcatatttgacatattctcaattttctcaaataatttcttttatttgactttgcttcttcattactgattttttttactaaattaatctgggtttgttaacagttcaagaaaataatttactccaacgaagaaattgacgaagtgcgatccgaatgggcggattgcgtactagact is a window encoding:
- the LOC121981027 gene encoding glyceraldehyde-3-phosphate dehydrogenase 2, cytosolic-like isoform X1, encoding MGGRIAPSLTLPSRALFTSPFRLVAMAKIKIGINGFGRIGRLVARVTLQRDDVELVAVNDPFITTDYMTYKFKYDTVHGQWKHHHEIKVHEIKVKDSKTLLFGENEVTVFGIRNPEEIPWAETGAEFVVESTGVFTDKDKAAAHLKGGAKKVIISAPIKDAPMFVVGVNEHTYTSDINIVSNASCTTNYLAPLAKVIHDRFGIAEGLMTTVHSITVALSLKSKSNIVTYGTVVHVNGDGKLLHGVLLPMNCMRVSIDEVVENSARLSFLIPNECDTIGDAIGTHVAWPARWVVMKNEINLQLLATCYLQNEKAYCAYKILKGRAIHET
- the LOC121981027 gene encoding glyceraldehyde-3-phosphate dehydrogenase 2, cytosolic-like isoform X3, which encodes MGGRIAPSLTLPSRALFTSPFRLVAMAKIKIGINGFGRIGRLVARVTLQRDDVELVAVNDPFITTDYMTYKFKYDTVHGQWKHHHEIKVHEIKVKDSKTLLFGENEVTVFGIRNPEEIPWAETGAEFVVESTGVFTDKDKAAAHLKGGAKKVIISAPIKDAPMFVVGVNEHTYTSDINIVSNASCTTNYLAPLAKVIHDRFGIAEGLMTTVHSITVALSLKSKSNIVTYGTVVHVNGDGKLLHGVLLPMNCMRVSIDEVVENSARLSFLIPNECDTIGDAIGTHVAWPARWVVMKNEVGQSMRLEFFLCKK
- the LOC121981027 gene encoding glyceraldehyde-3-phosphate dehydrogenase 2, cytosolic-like isoform X2; translation: MGGRIAPSLTLPSRALFTSPFRLVAMAKIKIGINGFGRIGRLVARVTLQRDDVELVAVNDPFITTDYMTYKFKYDTVHGQWKHHHEIKVHEIKVKDSKTLLFGENEVTVFGIRNPEEIPWAETGAEFVVESTGVFTDKDKAAAHLKGGAKKVIISAPIKDAPMFVVGVNEHTYTSDINIVSNASCTTNYLAPLAKVIHDRFGIAEGLMTTVHSITVALSLKSKSNIVTYGTVVHVNGDGKLLHGVLLPMNCMRVSIDEVVENSARLSFLIPNECDTIGDAIGTHVAWPARWVVMKNEFKKIIYSNEEIDEVRSEWADCVLDYIHY